From the Eubacterium sp. 1001713B170207_170306_E7 genome, the window CATTAAGGGCGGCGACGTGAGCGTGGAAGCCTATACCGATACGGCCAGCGGCGAGATGGTGAACTCCGGCTTCTTAAACGGGCTGGAAGTCAGGGAAGCCATCGCCAAAACCATCGAATACCTGGAAGAAAAGGGTCTTGGCAAAAAGACCATCAACTATAAAATGAAGGATTGGGCCTTCAACCGCCAGCGTTACTGGGGCGAGCCCATTCCCATTGTCCACTGCCCAGAATGCGGCATGGTCCCTGTACCGGAAGACCAGCTGCCCTTAGAGCTGCCAAAGGTCAAGAGCTATGAACCCACCGACACGGGCGAATCGCCGCTGGCCGGTATCCCGGAATGGGTCAATACCACCTGCCCGCACTGCGGCGGCCCAGCCAAGCGCGAAACCGACACCATGCCGCAGTGGGCCGGCTCCAGCTGGTATTTCCTGCGCTATTTTGACAACAAAAACGACCAGGCACTGGCCGACTATGATAAAATGAAATACTGGATGCCAGTCGACTGGTATAACGGCGGTATGGAACACGTCACACGCCATCTGCTCTATTCCCGTTTCTGGCATAAATTCCTGTATGATATCGGCGTGGTACCCACAGCCGAGCCTTACAAAAAACGGACCATGCAGGGCCTGATCCTGGGCTCCGACGGCGAAAAAATGTCCAAATCCAAGGGCAATGTGGTCAACCCCAACGATATTATCGACGAATACGGCGCCGATACCCTGAGAACCTATGTCATGTTCATCGGGGACTATGAAAAGCCCGCTCCGTGGTCCGAAAATGGCACCAAGGGCGCCAAGCGTTACCTGGACCGTGTCTGGAAGCTTCAGGAAATTGTGACAGACGAAACAGGCTACAGTAAAGAGCTGGAAGGCATGATGCACAAAACCATCAAGAAAGTCAGCAGCGACTATGAGGAAATGAAATTCAACACCGCCATCGCGGCCCTGATGACCTTGCTCAACGAGTTTAACAGCGTGGGCAAGGTGACAAAGGACGAGTTCAAAACCTATCTGCAGCTGCTGTACCCGGTAGCGCCCCATATCACCGAGGAGCTTTGGGAAATCGCCGGACTGGAGGGCTGCCTGCACGACAGCCCGTGGCCGGTTTATGACGAAGCCAAAACCGTGGACGACGTCATCGAGATGGCTGTTCAGATCAACGGCAAGGTGCGCGGTAAGATCAGCCTGCCCGCCGACGCGGACAAGGAAGCCGCCAAGGCCATCGCCCTTGAGCATGAAAATATCCGCAGTTATGTGGAAGGCAAAAATATCGTGAAGGAAATCTTTGTGCCAGGCAAAATCTTTAACCTGGTTGTGAAATAAACATGAAGTATGTCGAGCTGTACACAGACGGCGGATGCCGCGGCAATGGACAGGCCGGTGACAACATCGGCGCCATTGGCGGTATCCTCATCTATCCGGAAAAAAATATCCGCAGGGAATATAAAAAAGCCTACCCCAATACTACCAACAACCAGATGGAGCTGCTGGCAGTCATCACTGGCCTCAAGATGCTCAAAGAGCCCTGTGAGGTCGTGATCCACAGCGATTCCGCCTATGTGGTCAACGCCTATAACCAGAACTGGGTTGCCGGCTGGAAGGCCAAGAACTGGAGCCGCGGCAAGGCAGGCCCCCTGAAAAACAGGGAGCTCTGGATGGAGCTGGACGAGTTGGTCAACACCCATGACGCCCGCTTCGCCAAGGTCAAGGGCCACGCCGATAACGCGCTCAACAACCGCGCCGACGCTTTGGTAAATGAGGCGATGGACGCGTATGGGAAGTAAGGAAATTAATTAGTAACAAATAAAAGCACGTTAAAGCCTTTATAAAAGGGGCTTTGACGTGCTTTTTTGATGTATTTGAAAGATGTTCGGAGAGTGGCGGTGAAGTAAAAAAAGTTCGCAGACTGTTGGTAGTCTGCGAATAGGCTGTCTGAAACGCCGTGAACAGTGATGCCGATCTAGAATCTGACCATAGCCTTGACCAGATTAGGGAAGAAATATAGGAGAACTAAACCTTTTAAAATTCGCTTAAATCCGCGGTATATAACAAAGAATTCTGACCATATTTTGACAAGATCGCCAGAAAGGAAAAAA encodes:
- a CDS encoding ribonuclease H; this translates as MKYVELYTDGGCRGNGQAGDNIGAIGGILIYPEKNIRREYKKAYPNTTNNQMELLAVITGLKMLKEPCEVVIHSDSAYVVNAYNQNWVAGWKAKNWSRGKAGPLKNRELWMELDELVNTHDARFAKVKGHADNALNNRADALVNEAMDAYGK
- the leuS gene encoding leucine--tRNA ligase, which translates into the protein MKIYDHHHIEKKWQKYWEDHDTFKIEQDSDKEKFYGLVEFPYPSGAGLHVGHVRAYTSLEIISRKRRMEGFNVLFPIGWDAFGLPTENYAIKTGRHPREVTDENIKVFTQQLKSIGYSFDWDCEIDTTDPNYFKWTQWIFLQLFKHGLVYRDRTYVNFCSGCKVVLANEDFREGKCSICGSEVVQLEKDVWFLKIREYAEKLLAGLDDVDYLPRIRLEQENWIGKSIGAEVDFDIAGADQKLRVFTTRPDTLFGVTFMVIAPEHPLIEEMQDRITNMDAIVDYQEAAKRKTEFERVQLAKEKTGVMIEGIRGINPLSGEEVPIFIADYVMMGYGTGAIMAVPGHDTRDWEFAKKFGLPIIEVIKGGDVSVEAYTDTASGEMVNSGFLNGLEVREAIAKTIEYLEEKGLGKKTINYKMKDWAFNRQRYWGEPIPIVHCPECGMVPVPEDQLPLELPKVKSYEPTDTGESPLAGIPEWVNTTCPHCGGPAKRETDTMPQWAGSSWYFLRYFDNKNDQALADYDKMKYWMPVDWYNGGMEHVTRHLLYSRFWHKFLYDIGVVPTAEPYKKRTMQGLILGSDGEKMSKSKGNVVNPNDIIDEYGADTLRTYVMFIGDYEKPAPWSENGTKGAKRYLDRVWKLQEIVTDETGYSKELEGMMHKTIKKVSSDYEEMKFNTAIAALMTLLNEFNSVGKVTKDEFKTYLQLLYPVAPHITEELWEIAGLEGCLHDSPWPVYDEAKTVDDVIEMAVQINGKVRGKISLPADADKEAAKAIALEHENIRSYVEGKNIVKEIFVPGKIFNLVVK